One window of the Larus michahellis chromosome 24, bLarMic1.1, whole genome shotgun sequence genome contains the following:
- the LRRC71 gene encoding leucine-rich repeat-containing protein 71 isoform X3 — translation MRRRGERAKAAAEEEVKSVGRKAEQGAEEYQCTGLLEQDFPELCARAGIAAVPKVTPWPSPSFPADEEPAEPPLPEVLAAIERKFGSFQPRIQVERDHGDPQSVRAVFLRGWKMEEDRLGVLSRCLPTLAGLRALHLWKVGLTEQLLPALAALLARCPRLRTLSLEGSPLPELAFPTLMGSDSALTHLSLRNSGVGDAGARRVGQSLADLGSSNRGLVSLVLSFNRISDLGAGYIAQGLRLNRSLLSLSLANNDIGDAGATRLAEVLGPFALTHAEVVERRRLLLAEALGRTLTIPKDSEGQSEQRSSLAPDKLLPAKYGKTPAKKKESLRKEETRQPKKPPEPRAARGRDAKASGAGEAEPGGGGSGPSAAGGGQAGAGQRHPAGEPGASQPQPAHNRITQRGLGAFLAALEGQQREKKPKVPGQQGLLCLSLQG, via the exons ATGAGGCGTCGGGGGGAGCGGGCgaaggcggcggcggaggaggaggtgaAGAGCGTGGGGAGGAAGGCCGAGCAGGGCGCAG AGGAGTACCAGTGCACCGGCCTCCTGGAGCAGGATTTCCCCGAGCTCTGCGCCCGCGCCGGCATCGCCGCCGTCCCCAAAGTCACCCCCTGGCCGTCCCCGAGCTTCCCTGCGGATG AGGAGCCGGCTGAGCCGCCGCTGCCGGAGGTGTTGGCCGCCATCGAGCGTAAATTCGGCTCCTTCCAGCCCCGCATCCAAGTGGAGAGGGACCACGGCGACCCCCAGAGCGTCCGCGCCGTCTTCCTGCGAG GCTGGAAGATGGaggaggacaggctgggggtcCTGAGCCGCTGCTTGCCCACCCTGGCCGGCCTGCGGGCACTGCA CCTCTGGAAGGTCGGGCTGACGGAGCAGCTGCTCCCAGCGCTGGCGGCACTGCTGGCACGCTGCCCCCGCCTGCG GACGCTCAGCCTGGAGGGGAGCCCCTTGCCCGAACTCGCCTTCCCGACGCTGATGGGGAGCGACAGCGC GCTGACCCACCTCTCGCTGCGCAACAGCGGTGTGGGGGACGCGGGCGCCCGGCgcgtggggcagagcctggccgACCTCGGCTCCTCCAACCGCGGCCTCGTCTCCCTCGTCCTCAGCTTCAACCGCATCTCGGACCTGGGAGCCGGCTACATCGCCCAG GGCTTGCGCTTGAACcgctccctgctctccctgtccctgGCCAACAACGACATCGGCGACGCGGGGGCCACCAGGTTGGCGgag gtgctggggcccTTCGCCCTGACCCACGCCGAGGTGGTGGAGCGGAGGCGGCTGCTCTTGGCGGAGGCGCTGGGACGCACCCTCACG ATCCCAAAAGACAGCGAGGGTCAGAGCGAGCAGCGCTCCAGCCTGGCCCCCGACAAGCTGCTGCCGGCCAAATACGGCAAAACCCCCGCCAAGAAGAAG GAGTCGCTGCGGAAGGAGGAGACGCGGCAGCCCAAGAAGC cgccGGAGCCCAGAGCCGCCCGTGGCAGGGACGCCAAAGCGAGCGGGGCAGGAGAAGCCGAGCCCGGAG GCGGCGGATCCGGCCCATCCGCTGCTGGAggaggccaggcaggagcagggcagcgtCATCCTGCCGGGGAACCGGGCGCTTCTCAACCTCAACCTGCCc ACAATCGCATCACCCAGCGGGGCCTCGGCGCCTTCCTGGCAGCGCTGGAGGGGCAGCAGCGGGAGAAGAAGCCAAAGGTGCcggggcagcaggggctgctgtgcctctccctgcag GGCTAG
- the LRRC71 gene encoding leucine-rich repeat-containing protein 71 isoform X1, translated as MRRRGERAKAAAEEEVKSVGRKAEQGAEEYQCTGLLEQDFPELCARAGIAAVPKVTPWPSPSFPADEEPAEPPLPEVLAAIERKFGSFQPRIQVERDHGDPQSVRAVFLRGWKMEEDRLGVLSRCLPTLAGLRALHLWKVGLTEQLLPALAALLARCPRLRTLSLEGSPLPELAFPTLMGSDSALTHLSLRNSGVGDAGARRVGQSLADLGSSNRGLVSLVLSFNRISDLGAGYIAQGLRLNRSLLSLSLANNDIGDAGATRLAEVLGPFALTHAEVVERRRLLLAEALGRTLTIPKDSEGQSEQRSSLAPDKLLPAKYGKTPAKKKESLRKEETRQPKKPPEPRAARGRDAKASGAGEAEPGGGGSGPSAAGGGQAGAGQRHPAGEPGASQPQPAHNRITQRGLGAFLAALEGQQREKKPKVPGQQGLLCLSLQKNRIPAHSPALARLRELLPPQDAPPSAPCQEEQQDPGT; from the exons ATGAGGCGTCGGGGGGAGCGGGCgaaggcggcggcggaggaggaggtgaAGAGCGTGGGGAGGAAGGCCGAGCAGGGCGCAG AGGAGTACCAGTGCACCGGCCTCCTGGAGCAGGATTTCCCCGAGCTCTGCGCCCGCGCCGGCATCGCCGCCGTCCCCAAAGTCACCCCCTGGCCGTCCCCGAGCTTCCCTGCGGATG AGGAGCCGGCTGAGCCGCCGCTGCCGGAGGTGTTGGCCGCCATCGAGCGTAAATTCGGCTCCTTCCAGCCCCGCATCCAAGTGGAGAGGGACCACGGCGACCCCCAGAGCGTCCGCGCCGTCTTCCTGCGAG GCTGGAAGATGGaggaggacaggctgggggtcCTGAGCCGCTGCTTGCCCACCCTGGCCGGCCTGCGGGCACTGCA CCTCTGGAAGGTCGGGCTGACGGAGCAGCTGCTCCCAGCGCTGGCGGCACTGCTGGCACGCTGCCCCCGCCTGCG GACGCTCAGCCTGGAGGGGAGCCCCTTGCCCGAACTCGCCTTCCCGACGCTGATGGGGAGCGACAGCGC GCTGACCCACCTCTCGCTGCGCAACAGCGGTGTGGGGGACGCGGGCGCCCGGCgcgtggggcagagcctggccgACCTCGGCTCCTCCAACCGCGGCCTCGTCTCCCTCGTCCTCAGCTTCAACCGCATCTCGGACCTGGGAGCCGGCTACATCGCCCAG GGCTTGCGCTTGAACcgctccctgctctccctgtccctgGCCAACAACGACATCGGCGACGCGGGGGCCACCAGGTTGGCGgag gtgctggggcccTTCGCCCTGACCCACGCCGAGGTGGTGGAGCGGAGGCGGCTGCTCTTGGCGGAGGCGCTGGGACGCACCCTCACG ATCCCAAAAGACAGCGAGGGTCAGAGCGAGCAGCGCTCCAGCCTGGCCCCCGACAAGCTGCTGCCGGCCAAATACGGCAAAACCCCCGCCAAGAAGAAG GAGTCGCTGCGGAAGGAGGAGACGCGGCAGCCCAAGAAGC cgccGGAGCCCAGAGCCGCCCGTGGCAGGGACGCCAAAGCGAGCGGGGCAGGAGAAGCCGAGCCCGGAG GCGGCGGATCCGGCCCATCCGCTGCTGGAggaggccaggcaggagcagggcagcgtCATCCTGCCGGGGAACCGGGCGCTTCTCAACCTCAACCTGCCc ACAATCGCATCACCCAGCGGGGCCTCGGCGCCTTCCTGGCAGCGCTGGAGGGGCAGCAGCGGGAGAAGAAGCCAAAGGTGCcggggcagcaggggctgctgtgcctctccctgcag
- the LRRC71 gene encoding leucine-rich repeat-containing protein 71 isoform X2 — protein MRRRGERAKAAAEEEVKSVGRKAEQGAEEYQCTGLLEQDFPELCARAGIAAVPKVTPWPSPSFPADEEPAEPPLPEVLAAIERKFGSFQPRIQVERDHGDPQSVRAVFLRGWKMEEDRLGVLSRCLPTLAGLRALQTLSLEGSPLPELAFPTLMGSDSALTHLSLRNSGVGDAGARRVGQSLADLGSSNRGLVSLVLSFNRISDLGAGYIAQGLRLNRSLLSLSLANNDIGDAGATRLAEVLGPFALTHAEVVERRRLLLAEALGRTLTIPKDSEGQSEQRSSLAPDKLLPAKYGKTPAKKKESLRKEETRQPKKPPEPRAARGRDAKASGAGEAEPGGGGSGPSAAGGGQAGAGQRHPAGEPGASQPQPAHNRITQRGLGAFLAALEGQQREKKPKVPGQQGLLCLSLQKNRIPAHSPALARLRELLPPQDAPPSAPCQEEQQDPGT, from the exons ATGAGGCGTCGGGGGGAGCGGGCgaaggcggcggcggaggaggaggtgaAGAGCGTGGGGAGGAAGGCCGAGCAGGGCGCAG AGGAGTACCAGTGCACCGGCCTCCTGGAGCAGGATTTCCCCGAGCTCTGCGCCCGCGCCGGCATCGCCGCCGTCCCCAAAGTCACCCCCTGGCCGTCCCCGAGCTTCCCTGCGGATG AGGAGCCGGCTGAGCCGCCGCTGCCGGAGGTGTTGGCCGCCATCGAGCGTAAATTCGGCTCCTTCCAGCCCCGCATCCAAGTGGAGAGGGACCACGGCGACCCCCAGAGCGTCCGCGCCGTCTTCCTGCGAG GCTGGAAGATGGaggaggacaggctgggggtcCTGAGCCGCTGCTTGCCCACCCTGGCCGGCCTGCGGGCACTGCA GACGCTCAGCCTGGAGGGGAGCCCCTTGCCCGAACTCGCCTTCCCGACGCTGATGGGGAGCGACAGCGC GCTGACCCACCTCTCGCTGCGCAACAGCGGTGTGGGGGACGCGGGCGCCCGGCgcgtggggcagagcctggccgACCTCGGCTCCTCCAACCGCGGCCTCGTCTCCCTCGTCCTCAGCTTCAACCGCATCTCGGACCTGGGAGCCGGCTACATCGCCCAG GGCTTGCGCTTGAACcgctccctgctctccctgtccctgGCCAACAACGACATCGGCGACGCGGGGGCCACCAGGTTGGCGgag gtgctggggcccTTCGCCCTGACCCACGCCGAGGTGGTGGAGCGGAGGCGGCTGCTCTTGGCGGAGGCGCTGGGACGCACCCTCACG ATCCCAAAAGACAGCGAGGGTCAGAGCGAGCAGCGCTCCAGCCTGGCCCCCGACAAGCTGCTGCCGGCCAAATACGGCAAAACCCCCGCCAAGAAGAAG GAGTCGCTGCGGAAGGAGGAGACGCGGCAGCCCAAGAAGC cgccGGAGCCCAGAGCCGCCCGTGGCAGGGACGCCAAAGCGAGCGGGGCAGGAGAAGCCGAGCCCGGAG GCGGCGGATCCGGCCCATCCGCTGCTGGAggaggccaggcaggagcagggcagcgtCATCCTGCCGGGGAACCGGGCGCTTCTCAACCTCAACCTGCCc ACAATCGCATCACCCAGCGGGGCCTCGGCGCCTTCCTGGCAGCGCTGGAGGGGCAGCAGCGGGAGAAGAAGCCAAAGGTGCcggggcagcaggggctgctgtgcctctccctgcag